In a single window of the Phocoena sinus isolate mPhoSin1 chromosome 7, mPhoSin1.pri, whole genome shotgun sequence genome:
- the ERICH2 gene encoding glutamate-rich protein 2 isoform X2 produces MSKNVVITEQKKNNECSPEDTDDKLSESADDDGEDDTNDEDNEEDSNPNKDTHAPLELMTEFLRSEMGQDYHLAKKLCQKILIYEPENPEAKEFSSLIEEMLLMEKAQNLEEDDEESEEDSSGESEGESSEDPSEESSDECEDG; encoded by the exons ATGAGCAAAAATGTAGTCAttacagagcagaagaaaaataatgaatgttcCCCTGAGGATACTGATGATAAGTTGTCTGAATCAGCAGATGATGATGGTGAGGATGATACCAATGATGAAGATAATGAGGAAGACAGTAACCCTAATAAGGATACTCATGCCCCATTAGAGTTAATGACAGAA TTCCTGAGATCAGAAATGGGCCAAGACTACCATTTGGCAAAAAAATTATGTCAGAAAA TCCTAATCTATGAACCAGAAAATCCTGAGGCCAAGGAGTTTTCCTCACTTATTGAAGAAATGCTACTGAtgg AGAAAGCTCAAAATCTGGAGGAAGATGATGAAGAGAGTGAAGAGGacagtagtggtgagagtgaaggGGAGAGCAGTGAGGATCCAAGTGAAGAAAGCTCTGATGAATGTGAAGATGGGTGA
- the ERICH2 gene encoding glutamate-rich protein 2 isoform X1, with protein sequence MEQCQSEMSKNVVITEQKKNNECSPEDTDDKLSESADDDGEDDTNDEDNEEDSNPNKDTHAPLELMTEFLRSEMGQDYHLAKKLCQKILIYEPENPEAKEFSSLIEEMLLMEKAQNLEEDDEESEEDSSGESEGESSEDPSEESSDECEDG encoded by the exons ATGGAGCAATGTCAGA GTGAAATGAGCAAAAATGTAGTCAttacagagcagaagaaaaataatgaatgttcCCCTGAGGATACTGATGATAAGTTGTCTGAATCAGCAGATGATGATGGTGAGGATGATACCAATGATGAAGATAATGAGGAAGACAGTAACCCTAATAAGGATACTCATGCCCCATTAGAGTTAATGACAGAA TTCCTGAGATCAGAAATGGGCCAAGACTACCATTTGGCAAAAAAATTATGTCAGAAAA TCCTAATCTATGAACCAGAAAATCCTGAGGCCAAGGAGTTTTCCTCACTTATTGAAGAAATGCTACTGAtgg AGAAAGCTCAAAATCTGGAGGAAGATGATGAAGAGAGTGAAGAGGacagtagtggtgagagtgaaggGGAGAGCAGTGAGGATCCAAGTGAAGAAAGCTCTGATGAATGTGAAGATGGGTGA